TTACTAAACTATTCACCAATAGAATACCTTTCATATCAATAACTATTTCTGTGATGAGACAAGCGATGCAACTATTAGAACTCGTTATTCGCGATATTCGCGATGCCTCCCCTCTGATTCGTGAGTTCGTTCTCGAATCCACGAACGGATCTGCACTACCTGTTTTTTCAGCAGGCGCTCATATCCAAGTCCAAATTCCCGAGCTCAACGACCATCGCTGTTACTCGCTCATAGTCACTGACCCAGAGCATGACTGGCGTGCAGCCCCACAACAGTATCGTCTAGGCGTTCGCCTAGAGGCCGAAGGCAATGGCGGTTCAAAATTTATGCATCAGCTGAAAATGGGTGATGTGATTCAAGCTACTGCCCCCATCAATGATTTTCCTTTAGATGCTGCACAAACGGACGAAAAAGACATTGTGTTAATCGCTGGCGGGATTGGTATCACCCCTATTGCCAGTATGGCCCACGCCCTAGCAGACCAACAGCGTCCGTTCACCTTGCATTACAGCGCTAGAACAGCCGATCAATTGGCTTTCGCAGACGAGTTAAAAACACATCTAGCTCACCAATTAGTTTGCTATACCAACGATGACACGCCTTTTGATCTAACCGCCTTATTTGACACGCTCAGCCCGGATCAGCACATCTATGTATGTGGCCCCCAAGGCATGATTGACGCGGTGATTGAGCTGGCTAAAACACGCAATTGGCCCCGCTGTAACGTGCATTTTGAACTATTCATTACAGCCGCCCCCTTAGAAGGCGATCAACCCTTTGAGCTAGAACTTCGACAATCAGGACTGACTTTTACCATTCCTGCTGACAAAACAATTGTTGATGTACTCGAAGAGGCCGGTGAAGACCCCATGTATGACTGCAAACGCGGCGAATGCGGTGTCTGTACGGTAGATGTACTAGAGGGCATTCCCGACCACCGGGATTACTTTCTCAGTGATAAAGAAAAAGACAGCGGAAAAGTCATCCAAATCTGTATTTCACGCGCTAAATCCCCAAAACTCGTTCTTGATCTATAAGGTGCTTGCCATGAGTCACTATCGTAATAATCCCGATGCTATTCGCCAACTTGTGCGCGATACCGAAGTTCATAAAGACCTCTACATCAATGACGAGCTATTTCAGCTTGAAATGGAACAGCTTTTTGCTAATACCTGGGTATATGTGGGCCATGCCAGCCAGATTCCCAATAAAGGCGACTACTACACCACGACCATTGGTACCGAAGAGGTCATCATGGTGCGCCACAGCGACAACAGCATCAAAGTGCTATACAACCGTTGCCCACATAAAGGGGTCAAAGTCGCCGGAGAAACCTGTGGTAATACAGGCAAGTTTTTCCGTTGTCCCTATCACGCATGGACTTTCCGCACCGATGGACGCCTATTAGCCATTCCACTCAAGAAAGGCTACGAAGATACCGGTTTTGAGTGCTCTGAAGCCAGCCAAGGCATGGCTCCCGTCGAAAACGTAACCGTTTATCGTGACTTTGTTTTCTGTAGACTCAGCCCCGAAGGGCAAAGCTTTGAGGATTTCTTTGGTGAGTCCTTAACTACTATAGACAATATGGTAGAGCGCTCTCCCGAAGGAAAACTAGAAATAGCAGGTGGTGTTATGCGTTACATGCATAACTGTAACTGGAAGATGCTGGTCGATAACCAAACGGATACCTGTCATCCTATGGTGGCCCATGAATCCTCCGCCGGTACAGCTATCAAAGTCTGGGAAGACGCCCCCGAAGGCACGCCCAAACCAATGGCGGTAGAGCTTTTCGCCCCCTTTATGTCTCCTTATGAGTTTTTTGAAAACATGGGCATTCGGGTTTGGGAAAACGGTCATGGTCATACGGGCGTTTCTGACTCTATCCATGCAGAATACTCTGACATTGATGGGTACTGGGATCAAATGGTGAGCGCCTATGGCGAGGAGCGAGCCAAAGAAATTCTGGGTGATGTACGCCATAACACGGTGTATTTCCCTAACATCATGATCAAAGGGCCTATTCAAACCATTCGTATTTTCAAACCCATTGCCGTGGATAAAACACTGGTGGAGTCATGGACATTCCGCTTAGTAGGCGCCCCGGATAAATTCCTTGAACGCACATTAATGTACAACCGCCTCATTAATGCCCCTACTTCGGTGGTCGGCCATGATGATCTGGAAATGTATGAGCGCGCTCAAGAGGCACTAAAAAGCCGGGGACGTGATTGGATGAACGTAGGACGTCTCTATGATCCAGCGGAAAAAGAACAAAAAAATGTGGTGGTTAACGGCACAAGCGAAGTGCAAATGCGTGCGCAGTTTCGT
This Paenalcaligenes faecalis DNA region includes the following protein-coding sequences:
- a CDS encoding aromatic ring-hydroxylating dioxygenase subunit alpha: MSHYRNNPDAIRQLVRDTEVHKDLYINDELFQLEMEQLFANTWVYVGHASQIPNKGDYYTTTIGTEEVIMVRHSDNSIKVLYNRCPHKGVKVAGETCGNTGKFFRCPYHAWTFRTDGRLLAIPLKKGYEDTGFECSEASQGMAPVENVTVYRDFVFCRLSPEGQSFEDFFGESLTTIDNMVERSPEGKLEIAGGVMRYMHNCNWKMLVDNQTDTCHPMVAHESSAGTAIKVWEDAPEGTPKPMAVELFAPFMSPYEFFENMGIRVWENGHGHTGVSDSIHAEYSDIDGYWDQMVSAYGEERAKEILGDVRHNTVYFPNIMIKGPIQTIRIFKPIAVDKTLVESWTFRLVGAPDKFLERTLMYNRLINAPTSVVGHDDLEMYERAQEALKSRGRDWMNVGRLYDPAEKEQKNVVVNGTSEVQMRAQFRAWLKYMGVDA
- a CDS encoding PDR/VanB family oxidoreductase; its protein translation is MQLLELVIRDIRDASPLIREFVLESTNGSALPVFSAGAHIQVQIPELNDHRCYSLIVTDPEHDWRAAPQQYRLGVRLEAEGNGGSKFMHQLKMGDVIQATAPINDFPLDAAQTDEKDIVLIAGGIGITPIASMAHALADQQRPFTLHYSARTADQLAFADELKTHLAHQLVCYTNDDTPFDLTALFDTLSPDQHIYVCGPQGMIDAVIELAKTRNWPRCNVHFELFITAAPLEGDQPFELELRQSGLTFTIPADKTIVDVLEEAGEDPMYDCKRGECGVCTVDVLEGIPDHRDYFLSDKEKDSGKVIQICISRAKSPKLVLDL